Proteins encoded within one genomic window of Ailuropoda melanoleuca isolate Jingjing chromosome 16, ASM200744v2, whole genome shotgun sequence:
- the PRR13 gene encoding proline-rich protein 13, with protein sequence MWNPNAGQPGPNPYPPDVGYPEGSNPAHPPPVNPAYPPGPFPTPPGVPQGNPAFPPGGPPHPVPQPGYPGCQPLGPYPPPYPPPRPGMPLVNPVAPGMVGPGMVMDKKMRKKMKKAHKKMHKHHKHGKHSPSSSSSSSDSD encoded by the exons ATGTGGAATCCCAATGCCG GGCAGCCGGGACCAAATCCATATCCTCCTGACGTCGGGTACCCTGAAGGTTCCAATCCTGCCCATCCACCGCCTGTAAATCCTGCCTACCCTCCAGGCCCCTTTCCAACTCCCCCAGGAGTTCCCCAGGGGAATCCAGCTTTCCCCCCAGGGGGGCCCCCTCATCCTGTGCCGCAACCGGGGTATCCAGGATGCCAACCCCTAggtccctacccacctccctacCCACCACCTCGTCCTGGCATGCCTCTTGTGAATCCCGTGGCACCCGGCATGGTAGGACCGGGAATGGTGATGGACAAGAAGATgcggaagaaaatgaagaaagctcATAAAAAGATGCACAAACACCACAAGCATGGCAAG